One genomic region from Pongo abelii isolate AG06213 chromosome 4, NHGRI_mPonAbe1-v2.0_pri, whole genome shotgun sequence encodes:
- the SMIM33 gene encoding small integral membrane protein 33, with protein MHQAGHYSWPSPAVNSSSEQEPQRQLPEVLSGTWEQPRGDGLPVVTVIVAVFVLLAVCIIVAVHFGPRLHQGHATLPTEPPTPKPDGGIYLIHWRVLGPQDSPEEAPQGPLVPGSCPAPDGPRPSIDEVTYL; from the exons ATGCACCAG GCTGGCCACTACTCCTGGCCTTCTCCAGCTGTGAACAGTTCATCAGAGCAGGAGCCCCAGAGGCAGCTTCCGGAGGTGCTAAGTGGCACCTGGGAACAACCTCGAGGTGATGGGCTGCCTGTGGTCACCGTCATCGTCGCTGTCTTTGTTCTGCTGGCAGTCTGCATCATAGTGGCAGTCCATTTTGGGCCAAGGCTGCACCAGGGCCATGCCACTCTGCCTACAGAGCCACCGACCCCAAAGCCAGATGGTGGCATCTACCTCATCCACTGGCGGGTGCTGGGCCCCCAAGACAGTCCTGAAGAAGCACCACAGGGCCCTCTTGTCCCTGGCTCCTGCCCTGCACCAGATGGACCCAGGCCCAGCATCGATGAAGTCACTTATCTGTAG
- the STING1 gene encoding stimulator of interferon genes protein isoform X1 — translation MPHSSLHPSIPCPRGHGAQKAALVLLSACLVTLWGLGEPPEHTLQCLVLHLASLQLGLLLNGVCSLAEELRHIHSRYRGSYWRTVRACLGCPLRRGALLLLSSYFYYSLPNAVSVPFTWMLALLGLSQALNILLGLKGLAPAEISAVCEKGNFNVAHGLAWSYYIGYLRLILPGIQARIRTYNQHYNNLLWGAVSQRLYILLPLDCGVPDNLSMADPNIRFLDKLPQQTADRAGIKDRVYSNSIYELLENGQRAGTCVLEYATPLQTLFAMSQYGQAGFSREDRLEQAKLFCRTLEDILADAPECRNNCRLIAYQEPADDSSFSLSQEVLRHLRQEEKEEVTVGSLKTSAVPSTSMMSQEPELLISGMEKPLPLHTDFS, via the exons ATGCCCCACTCCAGCCTGCATCCATCCATCCCGTGTCCCAGGGGTCACGGGGCCCAGAAAGCAGCCTTGGTTCTGCTGAGTGCCTGCCTGGTGACCCTTTGGGGGCTAGGAGAGCCGCCAGAGCACACTCTCCAGTGCCTGGTGCTCCACCTAGCCTCCCTGCAGCTGGGACTGCTGTTAAACGGGGTCTGCAGCCTGGCCGAGGAGCTGCGCCACATCCACTCCAG GTACCGGGGCAGCTACTGGAGGACTGTGCGGGCCTGCCTGGGCTGCCCCCTCCGCCGTGGGGCCCTGTTGCTGCTATCCAGCTATTTCTACTACTCCCTCCCAAATGCGGTCAGCGTGCCCTTCACTTGGATgcttgccctcctgggcctctcgCAGGCACTGAACATCCTCCTGGGCCTCAAG GGACTGGCCCCAGCTGAGATCTCTGCAGTCTGTGAAAAAGGGAATTTCAACGTGGCCCATGGGCTGGCATGGTCATATTACATTGGATATCTGCGGCTGATCCTGCCAG GGATCCAGGCCCGGATTCGAACTTACAATCAGCATTACAACAACCTGCTATGGGGTGCAGTGAGCCAGCGGCTGTATATTCTCCTCCCATTGGACTGTGGGGTGCCTGATAACCTGAGTATGGCTGATCCCAACATTCGCTTCCTGGATAAACTGCCCCAGCAGACCGCTGACCGTGCTGGCATCAAGGATCGGGTTTACAGCAACAGCATCTATGAACTTCTGGAGAACGGGCAGCGG GCAGGCACCTGTGTCCTGGAGTACGCCACCCCCTTGCAGACTTTGTTTGCCATGTCACAATACGGTCAAGCTGGCTTTAGCCGGGAGGATAGGCTTGAGCAGGCCAAACTCTTCTGCCGGACACTTGAGGACATCCTGGCAGATGCCCCTGAGTGTCGGAACAACTGCCGCCTCATTGCCTACCAGG AACCTGCAGATGACAGCAGCTTCTCGCTGTCCCAGGAGGTTCTCCGGCACCTGCggcaggaggaaaaggaagaggttaCTGTGGGCAGCTTGAAGACCTCAGCGGTGCCCAGTACCTCCATGATGTCCCAAGAGCCTGAGCTCCTCATCAGCGGAATGGAAAAGCCCCTCCCTCTCCACACGGATTTCTCCTGA
- the STING1 gene encoding stimulator of interferon genes protein isoform X2 → MLALLGLSQALNILLGLKGLAPAEISAVCEKGNFNVAHGLAWSYYIGYLRLILPGIQARIRTYNQHYNNLLWGAVSQRLYILLPLDCGVPDNLSMADPNIRFLDKLPQQTADRAGIKDRVYSNSIYELLENGQRAGTCVLEYATPLQTLFAMSQYGQAGFSREDRLEQAKLFCRTLEDILADAPECRNNCRLIAYQEPADDSSFSLSQEVLRHLRQEEKEEVTVGSLKTSAVPSTSMMSQEPELLISGMEKPLPLHTDFS, encoded by the exons ATgcttgccctcctgggcctctcgCAGGCACTGAACATCCTCCTGGGCCTCAAG GGACTGGCCCCAGCTGAGATCTCTGCAGTCTGTGAAAAAGGGAATTTCAACGTGGCCCATGGGCTGGCATGGTCATATTACATTGGATATCTGCGGCTGATCCTGCCAG GGATCCAGGCCCGGATTCGAACTTACAATCAGCATTACAACAACCTGCTATGGGGTGCAGTGAGCCAGCGGCTGTATATTCTCCTCCCATTGGACTGTGGGGTGCCTGATAACCTGAGTATGGCTGATCCCAACATTCGCTTCCTGGATAAACTGCCCCAGCAGACCGCTGACCGTGCTGGCATCAAGGATCGGGTTTACAGCAACAGCATCTATGAACTTCTGGAGAACGGGCAGCGG GCAGGCACCTGTGTCCTGGAGTACGCCACCCCCTTGCAGACTTTGTTTGCCATGTCACAATACGGTCAAGCTGGCTTTAGCCGGGAGGATAGGCTTGAGCAGGCCAAACTCTTCTGCCGGACACTTGAGGACATCCTGGCAGATGCCCCTGAGTGTCGGAACAACTGCCGCCTCATTGCCTACCAGG AACCTGCAGATGACAGCAGCTTCTCGCTGTCCCAGGAGGTTCTCCGGCACCTGCggcaggaggaaaaggaagaggttaCTGTGGGCAGCTTGAAGACCTCAGCGGTGCCCAGTACCTCCATGATGTCCCAAGAGCCTGAGCTCCTCATCAGCGGAATGGAAAAGCCCCTCCCTCTCCACACGGATTTCTCCTGA